The Leptospira stimsonii genome includes the window GCCTTTGCTATCGTCCGGCCTGTCCGAGCGCAACTGCTGTTGATAGTAAGTTTTCAGCTCGTCTCTCGACATAGAATTTATCTTCTCGCATTTTGATTTTAGCGAATCGATTTTCTCGTTTAGTACAAGGTTCCCGGAAGAAACATTATAGCCAATCGATTTTTCATCGACCATAATGATACCGACTCCACCTTCTCTTCCGTCTTCCTGAGCTCTTCTTTCCGCCGAATAGTGTAACATATTCTGTGCCAATTCGATAAAAACGGCGAAGATTTTTTTGATTTTCGATTCCGTGCTCAAGGAAGTTCGGATCATTGACCCGAATTCCGTAAGGACTTCCTGCGAAAGTCGGCCCTTAAAGGAAACAATTAATTGATAATCGCAGGCCTCTTTATAGTGCTTAAACAGGTCTACGGACTTGTTTTCCATCATTTCTTTTTAACATACTCCCTATAGTTTCGTGTACAGCTCAGATCCGAAATCCGATCAAAGTTATGTCATCTCTTTGGGATTCTCCCGCTTGATGTCCGTCTAAAAAGGCCGCGAGTCTTTCTTTTTGTTCGTTGGCCGGCAGGGGAGAAACGCCATGTAATTGGGCGATCAATCCTTTGCTGGCGATTCTTTGTCTTTGAGGATTCGGTTGATCCATGTATCCGTCCGTGGTAAGATAAAACATGGTTGGTTTTCCTTTATCCAGTTTTACTTCGTGGGTCGTATAGGTTCTTGAATCTTCTTTTTGTCTTCCACCGATCGAATGTCTGTCTCCTTTGATCTCTTCTATCTTACCGTCTCTGGAAAAGTAGAGAGGTCTTTTGGCGCCTGCAAAATAAACTTTATCCGTTTCGATTCTACAGAAGCAGATGTCCATTCCATCCACCGAGTTCGTATCTAAAGAATCTTGTTTTAAGGCTTGTCTCACATTCTTATTTAAATGTTCCAAAACCTTCCCCGGATCTTTGATACCTGCTTCGTTTACGATTTGATTGAGCAATGTATTTCCGATCATTGACATTAAAGCACCTGGGACCCCGTGTCCAGTACAATCGACTGCGGCTAGGAAAATAGATCCTTCTTTTTTACTGAACCAGTAGAAGTCTCCCGAGACGATATCCTTCGGTCTGAAGAGGACGAATTGTTCCTTTAGATTTTTTGCAAGAAGAGTTTCGGAAGGAAGAATCGCCTGTTGAATATTCAATGAATATGTGATACTGTCAGTGATGTGTTGATTCTTTAATCCGAGGTCCGCGTTTGCTTGAGCCAACTCTCTCGTTCTTTCCCTTACTTTCTCTTCCATATTAGAATAGAGTAAAGCGTTATCGATGGAAATCGCCGCTTGAGAGGAAAGAATGTTCATGATCTGAAGTCGGTCCGATGTGAACGCTCCTTCCGAAAGATTGTTTTCGAGATAGAGAATTCCCGAAATCTCGCCTTGTTTTATCACCGGAGTACAAAGAACCGACTTAGTTTTAGAATTCTTAATATACTCGTCTTTGTTGAACTTCTCGTCTTGGTTTGCGTTTCTGAGAACCAAGTTTTCCTTCGTACGTTCCACGTAGTAGATCAAAGAGATCGGAAGATTCTTGCTGTTGCCGAGAGGAATTCCGGTGAGAACGTCTACATCGTCTTTTGTAATCGATCCCTCCGCTTCGACGTAAAGCCTTCCTTCTTTTTTAAGAATGAGAACTCCTCTCTGAGCTCCCGCGTTTTCGATAACGATCTTCATCAGTTTATCGAGGAGATTTTCCAGTTTGATCTCCCCGGAAATCGCAGTAGAACTTTTTAATACGGATTGAAGATCCAAGGTTTGACCGGAATAAACTTCGGTCGCCGCAGCAGTCGTGGTTGAAATCGTTCTGTGGGTTCGAATCGTTCCCGTTCCTCGTTCGCGAATGAATTCGGGATACTTGGACTTGAGCATACTCTGTTTTAGATTCGCGCCCCAGAGTCCGTAACGATGAAACGCTTCGTTGATAAATTCCCCTGCGATCTTGATACTTCCTTTCGAAAGCCAGAAGGTCGCCGCCATTTCGCACGCGAGCGCTTCGTCGTTTGGAAATTCGTTTTTTCTCGCTTCTCGAATCGCCGCTTCGTATGTTCTTGCGGCTTTCCAGTTTTTGTATTCCAGTCTTGCGAGTTCTGCTTCGACTAACAAGTGTTTGTGGTAGAAGTTCTCAGGACAACTATCCGCCAATGCCAAGAGTTGTTTTTGGTTCTCGCGAATTTTTTTGAGATATTCTTTTTTCTTATCGGGTGTGACTTTTTTATAATTCGCGGCAAGTGCGAGGGAATACAAAAAATTATGCTCCCAAGGTCCATATTGCCCACCAAGGTATAAGATCATTCCGTTGGCTTCCTCCGCTTCTTGAAGAGCCAGCTGGTATTCTCCATACATGAGCAACGATCGTATCTTCATCACTTTGAACGTACAGATAGGGGCCAAACTCTGGTGATCGTTGCAAAGATCGATATATTCCTTTTCCTGATATTCGTTCGATGAGAAGTCGAGGTGCCCGCCCGTTTCCCCTCTTAAATTGTAAAGAATCAAAGTTGTTCCCAGGATCGTATCGATAGCGAGGTTGTTTTTTACTTTTCTTACGAATTTCAGGAGCTGGTTGATTTTCGGTTTTAGAATTTCTAAATTCTTTCCTTGAAAAAGAACATTAGACGCATCGTTCATCGCGGCGTAACTTCCGTGAAGGAACTCCCCCGAGTCTAATGCGGCCTGAACACATTTTATATTCACTTCCTCGGAGAATTTAAGATGTTTCACAAAGGAAGAAGAATAGTTTGCAAGAATATTAGCGGCCTTCGTATAGCCGCCGGAGTTCATATATTTTTCGCTGAGTTTTACGGCCAATTCACAGAAGTCATATGCGGCTTTGTAATCGGATAATTTTCCTACGAGGACCATTCCATAACAGGAATAACCGTAAGAATCGGAAAGGTTTCCATACTTCAAAAGAAGGTTCGCCATTTTTAAGCAGATGACAGGGAATAGGGCAGGTTCTTTATTATAAGCCATCGGGATCGCGCTGATCAAAAGATTCACCGCCCAAATATGGTTCGCATCGGTCATCAACGGTTCGTCTAACAGTGATGTAACGCTTCGGTTCTTTAAATTTTTTCTGACTTCCTCGATTTCCTTGTCCACGACCTTGTCGAAGTTCGAAGTTGGGATTTCAATTCCCAGCGGTTTCAGAGCTTTGATCACCGTCGGCATCGCGAGATCGAATTTTCCTTGGGCGGAATATTCTATCATCAATAAGTTATAGGCTTCGGCCTGTTCCACGGGAGTTTTCGCCTGTTTTAAGATGGTTTGAATCATCTCCTGCGATTCTTCGAAATTTCCGTTCAGATACAAGACTTCAGCCAGTTCTTTGTGAACGGAGTAGGCGATCTCGTATTCCTTGGACCAAAGTTCCTTGTCTCCTTTTTCCGCTTCCGGAAGCGAGAAAAGAAGCTCTCTCGCTTTTTCGGAATACAGTTTTGCGGGTTTATAGGCGGCGGATAATTTCGCTTTCTGCGCGGCTTGAATATTCAATTTCAGTAATCTTCTTTTTTCTTCGTTTTCCGTAATCAAAGAAGAGCCGGTGTTTAAATGATTCACAACGTCGAAAATCGAATCCTCTAACGCTTTCTCATTCAAGTTTTCTAAAAGAATTCTTCCTATCTTGAGTCGAGTGGATTGTTTTTGATCTTCGCTTAATAATTCGTAACTTGCCTGTTGCACTCTGTCGTGTTGAAATCGAAATAGAATCGTCTTCGCGATCTGAAAGTTCTTCTCTTTGTTTTCTTCGACTTCCTCCATGGAATCCACTAATCGATAATTGTCTCCGTAAGGAACGATTAGTTCTTCTTCCATCGTTTCCATGATGGCCGCCGCGGTCTCTTTTAAAGTGGCGCCCAGAATTTTGGACTGGACTCCTAAATCGAAGTTGCTACCGATACAAGACGCTAATTTTAAAGTTTCTTGGGTGCGAGGGGAAAGTTTTTTAATTCTTCTAACTAAAAGTTCTACAACGTTATCCGAAATGTCTGTGTTTTTTATTTTTTCGAGATTCCAAATCCACTTCCCTGAAAAAGTTGAATCTCCTTTTTTGTAGGAGATGATTTCTTCTTTGGATAATTGTTTTAGAAGTTCGTTGATGAAGAAGGGATTTCCTCTCGTCTTCGAATAAACGATTTCGGCGAAATTCATCGTCTCTTCCGCGGAACTTCGAAGGCTGTCCGCCAAAAGTTCGTTTACGTTCTGTAGACTCAAGGGTTTGAGAAGAATTTTGTCTAATCGGAAACCTTCTTTTTCCAAACCCGAGACGAGAGTGGAGAACGGATGTGTGGAATCCACTTCGTTGTCCCTATACGCCAACATTAAGAAAAGATAATTTACGGAAACGTCTTCTATTAAATTTTTTACCAACTCCAGTGAAGATGCGTCCGCCCATTGTAAGTCGTCGAGAAAGATCGCTAAAGGATGTTCCTGGTTTGCGAATATTTTGATGAAGTTCTGAAATACCAAATAAAAACGGTTGGCGTTTTCCTGCGCACCGAGTTCGGTAACTGCGGTTTGAGGGCCGATGATAAATTCAAGTTCGGGTAATACGTCTGTGATTACTTTTCCGTTGCTTCCTAACGTATCTTTGATTTTATTTTTCCAGTCTTCGATTCGTTCGGGGGATTCTGTTAGGATTTGTTCGATCAGATTGGAAAAAACCTGAATGATCGCGCTGAAAGGAACGTTCCGATTGTATTGATCGAATTTACCGGAAACAAAATATCCCTTCGATTCGGTGAGCGGTTTGTTGATTTCCTTGACGAGAGAAGATTTTCCGACTCCGGAATAACCTGCGATCAATACTACGCTCGTTCTTCCCGTATCGGTTACTCTCTTGAATTCGCCTAACAACGACTGTATGTATTCTTCTCTTCCGTATAACTTTTGCGGAATCTTAAATTCTTGCGAATAATCCTTGGAGCCTAACGCGAAAGCGGGAACGTCTCCTACTTCGAGCCATTTTTGCTGAACGGTTTCTAAATCCGCCTTCAAACCTTCCGAAGTCTGGTAGCGATCCTCAGCGGTTTTCGAAAGCAATTTTAGAACGATTTGAGAAAGGGCTTCCGGGATTTCAATTCTGAGTTTGCGAGGATCGACGGGGGATTTCGCGAGATGAAAGTGGACGAGTTCCAAAAGATCTTCGCTTTCGAACGGAAGTTTCCCGGTGATGAGTTCGTAGAACGTGATTCCCAAGGAATAAAAATCGCTTCTGTAATCGACGGAACGATTCATTCTTCCCGTTTGTTCGGGGGACACGTAGTGGATGCTCCCTTCGAGTCGATTCGGATTGGACCAGGAAGTTTCTTCTTTGGAAAGACGGGTGGAAATCCCGAAGTCCACGATTCTTAAAACGCTTCCCTCCGGATTGAAGATGATATTGTCCGGTTTTAAATCCTTGTGTATTACCTTTTTATTATGTATTTCGC containing:
- a CDS encoding SiaB family protein kinase, producing MMENKSVDLFKHYKEACDYQLIVSFKGRLSQEVLTEFGSMIRTSLSTESKIKKIFAVFIELAQNMLHYSAERRAQEDGREGGVGIIMVDEKSIGYNVSSGNLVLNEKIDSLKSKCEKINSMSRDELKTYYQQQLRSDRPDDSKGAGVGLIDIARKSDGPLTYVISPVDDKHSFFTLSAYFTKEN
- a CDS encoding AAA family ATPase, which codes for MKIEGYDLKERMNSDSSTEVYKAVRTKDGAQVVVKYIPILDELHPAVVNLRNEFEILNYLASEKMIHAFAMEKIPEGFILVLEFVPGGTLKHFSGKKPVNLKDFFKIAIDLTERLGEIHNKKVIHKDLKPDNIIFNPEGSVLRIVDFGISTRLSKEETSWSNPNRLEGSIHYVSPEQTGRMNRSVDYRSDFYSLGITFYELITGKLPFESEDLLELVHFHLAKSPVDPRKLRIEIPEALSQIVLKLLSKTAEDRYQTSEGLKADLETVQQKWLEVGDVPAFALGSKDYSQEFKIPQKLYGREEYIQSLLGEFKRVTDTGRTSVVLIAGYSGVGKSSLVKEINKPLTESKGYFVSGKFDQYNRNVPFSAIIQVFSNLIEQILTESPERIEDWKNKIKDTLGSNGKVITDVLPELEFIIGPQTAVTELGAQENANRFYLVFQNFIKIFANQEHPLAIFLDDLQWADASSLELVKNLIEDVSVNYLFLMLAYRDNEVDSTHPFSTLVSGLEKEGFRLDKILLKPLSLQNVNELLADSLRSSAEETMNFAEIVYSKTRGNPFFINELLKQLSKEEIISYKKGDSTFSGKWIWNLEKIKNTDISDNVVELLVRRIKKLSPRTQETLKLASCIGSNFDLGVQSKILGATLKETAAAIMETMEEELIVPYGDNYRLVDSMEEVEENKEKNFQIAKTILFRFQHDRVQQASYELLSEDQKQSTRLKIGRILLENLNEKALEDSIFDVVNHLNTGSSLITENEEKRRLLKLNIQAAQKAKLSAAYKPAKLYSEKARELLFSLPEAEKGDKELWSKEYEIAYSVHKELAEVLYLNGNFEESQEMIQTILKQAKTPVEQAEAYNLLMIEYSAQGKFDLAMPTVIKALKPLGIEIPTSNFDKVVDKEIEEVRKNLKNRSVTSLLDEPLMTDANHIWAVNLLISAIPMAYNKEPALFPVICLKMANLLLKYGNLSDSYGYSCYGMVLVGKLSDYKAAYDFCELAVKLSEKYMNSGGYTKAANILANYSSSFVKHLKFSEEVNIKCVQAALDSGEFLHGSYAAMNDASNVLFQGKNLEILKPKINQLLKFVRKVKNNLAIDTILGTTLILYNLRGETGGHLDFSSNEYQEKEYIDLCNDHQSLAPICTFKVMKIRSLLMYGEYQLALQEAEEANGMILYLGGQYGPWEHNFLYSLALAANYKKVTPDKKKEYLKKIRENQKQLLALADSCPENFYHKHLLVEAELARLEYKNWKAARTYEAAIREARKNEFPNDEALACEMAATFWLSKGSIKIAGEFINEAFHRYGLWGANLKQSMLKSKYPEFIRERGTGTIRTHRTISTTTAAATEVYSGQTLDLQSVLKSSTAISGEIKLENLLDKLMKIVIENAGAQRGVLILKKEGRLYVEAEGSITKDDVDVLTGIPLGNSKNLPISLIYYVERTKENLVLRNANQDEKFNKDEYIKNSKTKSVLCTPVIKQGEISGILYLENNLSEGAFTSDRLQIMNILSSQAAISIDNALLYSNMEEKVRERTRELAQANADLGLKNQHITDSITYSLNIQQAILPSETLLAKNLKEQFVLFRPKDIVSGDFYWFSKKEGSIFLAAVDCTGHGVPGALMSMIGNTLLNQIVNEAGIKDPGKVLEHLNKNVRQALKQDSLDTNSVDGMDICFCRIETDKVYFAGAKRPLYFSRDGKIEEIKGDRHSIGGRQKEDSRTYTTHEVKLDKGKPTMFYLTTDGYMDQPNPQRQRIASKGLIAQLHGVSPLPANEQKERLAAFLDGHQAGESQRDDITLIGFRI